In a single window of the Chitinophagales bacterium genome:
- a CDS encoding glycosyltransferase family 2 protein, translating into MEAPEISILMPVKNAEPFLWQCLDSIIHQSYGNWELLAVNDHSDDDSFEILENYSAKDKRIQVLQNTGKGIIPALRLAYEKSKGKYITRMDADDICKQNKLGVLLNNLLKYGRGHIAIGQVEYFSENELGEGYKKYAEWLNSLTAKGNNFEEIFKECVIPSPCWMLHRADLEKCGAFSSDQYPEDYDLCFRMYAAGLKCIPCNQTLHLWRDHPERSSRNDPNYLDNHFSELKIKYFLKSENKSDRALVLWGAGKRGKKLAILLNAAHIDFHWICNNPNKIGNEIYGQVIHDESTFPKFQSSQVIVAVANSIAQENIRAKLQYSGMKNMKDYFFFC; encoded by the coding sequence ATCGAAGCTCCTGAAATTAGCATATTAATGCCGGTTAAAAATGCAGAGCCATTTCTCTGGCAATGCCTTGATTCCATTATTCACCAAAGCTATGGGAATTGGGAACTGCTTGCCGTAAACGACCATTCCGATGATGACAGCTTTGAAATATTAGAAAATTACTCAGCAAAAGACAAGCGCATTCAAGTGCTTCAAAATACAGGCAAAGGTATCATCCCTGCTCTGCGACTGGCATACGAAAAATCAAAGGGCAAATATATCACAAGGATGGATGCAGATGATATTTGCAAACAAAATAAGCTCGGTGTATTGCTCAATAATTTGCTAAAATACGGAAGGGGACATATCGCCATTGGGCAGGTAGAATATTTTTCTGAAAATGAACTGGGCGAAGGCTACAAAAAATACGCTGAATGGTTGAACAGCCTGACTGCAAAGGGCAACAATTTTGAAGAAATTTTCAAGGAATGTGTCATTCCCTCGCCTTGCTGGATGCTACACAGGGCTGATCTGGAAAAATGTGGGGCTTTCAGTTCTGATCAGTACCCCGAAGATTACGACCTCTGCTTTAGAATGTATGCTGCCGGGTTGAAATGCATTCCCTGCAATCAAACTTTACATCTATGGCGGGACCATCCCGAAAGAAGCTCACGAAACGATCCCAATTACCTGGACAATCATTTTAGTGAATTGAAAATCAAGTATTTTCTGAAATCGGAAAACAAGTCTGATAGAGCATTGGTGCTTTGGGGAGCTGGAAAAAGAGGGAAAAAACTGGCTATTTTGCTCAATGCTGCCCATATTGATTTTCACTGGATATGCAACAACCCAAACAAAATAGGCAATGAAATATACGGACAGGTAATTCATGATGAAAGCACATTTCCCAAATTCCAATCATCACAGGTCATTGTAGCAGTAGCCAATAGTATTGCCCAGGAAAATATTCGTGCAAAACTTCAGTATTCAGGAATGAAAAATATGAAAGATTACTTCTTCTTTTGCTAA